DNA sequence from the Moorena sp. SIOASIH genome:
CAATGAAGTGACCTTAGAAGGGGAATCCATGCGTCGATTCTACGACCTCAAACTGTTGCGTAGCCAAACCCCTAGCTTTGCTCTAACTTGGACAGTCATGCATCCGATTGATGAAAGTAGTCCTTTATATGGGGAAACACCAGAGTCTCTCGCTGAAATGGAAGCCACACTTATTATCACCCTAGTCGGTATTGATGAAACGGTTTCCCAGACTATTCACAGTCGTCACTCTTACACCGCATCAGAAATTTTGTGGGATAGGCGTTTTGTAGATATGTTTGATAGGAAATCAGACGGCAGTAGAATTATTGATTATAGTCACTTTCATGATGTTAAATAATAGCAATTTATAGGGTCTTTCATAGTTATAAGCTAGATGCAATTTTCTGTTCCCTATTCCCTATTCCCTATTCCCTGTTCCCTATTCCCTGTTCCCTTTGCTACATAGCATTTCTATTACCCAAGTGCTGTTACCGTACGCAATAATAAGGAGAAAACCAGGAAATGAACGGACTCGACTGAACTGAATCAGCCACTAACTCGACCACTCCGTCCTTATTAATAATCCATCGATTAGCTTCAACAATTCTAGACGGACGCGAGTTACCTGGATTAGAAGCATTAGAAGCACTCGAAGCACTAGAAGGATTTTTGGGGCGGCGAGCGCTGTGGCGAGGTAATGGACGTAAATCCACCCACAGGGTTTGACCCCGAAGAGGCTGAGTGGGGTCTGTGGGTAAGCCACCCCGCCCAATTTGGACAAATTGATTGCCGTGATCGGTACCGCAACCAGTGGCAACTAGGAGTTTGGGATTAACAAAATTTTCCGGTAGCTCGAATAATCCCGCACTAGGGTCAGAGTATGGTGTATTAATTTCCACAGTACCGCTAAAGGAAGCTCCCAGTTGGGAAGAGGCGGTAATATCACTTTCTGGAGTTTGTTGTTCCCGAAATTCAGTGCCAAAGATGCCTAAGGCATTGATAATCACTTGTCCGCCAAAGCTATTTTCAGCATTGGCAGTGATATCGCTATCTTCTAGGGCAACTAGCAAGTCAGTATCGATAGTAATATTACCGCCAGTAGCAGCACCTTCGGCATTGGTAGTGATGTTACTGCGATCGCGCATCAAGATTAGCTCGGAATCCAGGTTAATATTGCCCTGATCCCCAGCCCTGACTTCTGCAGAAAGGGTAGCGCTCCCGTCTAATAGAATCGACTCAGTGGTAATCTCGAGATTACCAGCCTTGGCATTATCCCCATTACCACGAGCACTGACGGAAATTTCGGCGCGATCGCGAACGGTCAAGTTGTTGCTGATAATGGTCACCGAACCCGCAGGGAAGTTACCCTCTGAGAAGGCAGCAATCCGACTAGGAAACTGACCGTCCTCTGAAATACCAGTGACTTCTATGTCATTAACATTGAGCATGATATTCCCAGCTTGACCATCCCCTGAGCTAGAAGCAATCACCTGTCCACCATCGAAGATGTGTAAGCGTTCAGCATCTATGCTTAATTGACCGCCATCGCCAGTGGCTCCGTCTTCCACGGAAACCAACACACCACTGACCGCGCCAGAAAAATCGACAAAGGCATCACTAACCTCGACCTCAGTTGCTCGAATGGTAATAGTGCCAGCATCCCCAGGACCAACCGCATTCGATTGAAGACGTCCCCCTTCAGCCACTCGCAAACGCCCAGTTTCAATCAGGAGCTCGCCCCCATTCCCAGCAGTTGCCTCCCTAGTATTACCAAGCCTTAGTGCACTGGTTAATAGGCCGCTAGAGGCTGAACCACTAGCATCAGTGCCAATCACATCTACCGACTCGGAGGCGTACACTGTGATATTTCCGGCATCCCCATCTCCATCGGTACGAGAGACAAATGCTGCTCCATCTGTGATAACCAAACGCTCAGTTTCAATGGTTAAATTGCTGCCAGGGCCGGGGCCCTGTGTATTTGTAAAAAAGCCGCTGGGAAATATACCATCAGGTGAGCGACCAATGGCTTCGACTAGGTTAGCTCTAACCATTACACTGCCCCCATCCCCATCACCGCCATTAACCGAGTTGATCTGAGCACCATTACGCAACTGCAAAACTGGAGTTTCAACAACCACCCTCCCTGTATTCCCACTTGCTCCAGGTCTGACGTCGCTCTGGATCTCCCCGCGCTCTTCAACACTTGTTCCTGAAAGCATCACAGATTCTGTCGCGGTAATGGTAATCTCACCAGCATTACCGGAGCTCAAGGTGCTGGTACTTAGAATACCCCCGATTGCCTGCAATTGTTTGGTATCAATCACGATTGTGCCCGCATTTCCACTACCCCGGGCAATGCTTGAGATTAAGGTTGATGCATTATTCACTTCCAGCAATGAGCCCACATTTAAGGTAATATTGCCACCACCACCCGCATCAAATGTATCGGTGGAAATTCTGCCACCATTGTTAAGTATCAATTTGTCAGTATTAATCGTTAAGCTGCCACCATCCCCTGTACCTCTCGATTCCGAAAATAAGCCGCTGTTGGCTTCCACATTCGGATTAAAGTTAGCGGGATTGAAAGGGTCTTCCGGTAACGAGACTCCCTCCGTGCCCAGGTTTTCTAAAGAAACTTGCAAGGTGTAAGTGTCCCCCACTTGTGCTGTTGCGCCCTCGATCAATTGATTATTAGTAGCATCAGAGGGGAAGGCACCGACTCCGAGTAAGTAAACCCCTGGCTCAGTGATGGTGGTATCAATTAAGGAGTCTGTGGTGAAACTGCCAAAGACTTGTAAACTTCCACCGGCACCATCAGCGGTCAAAGAATCGTCATTGACCTCTAATAATTCTCCTGTACCAAGATTAAACAGGAAAATCTTGGTATCTACGTTGCCGTCTTCGTCTGTAAAGCCATTGTCGATGTCGAAAATAGCTCGACTGTTGCTACTGGTGATACTGAAGGAGAAGTAATCGACTTGATTTTCTGCTGCACCCAATACGGTGGTGCCATTAATAATCTGTTCTGGAGTCCGTTCAATGGAAACATAGGGAATTCCCAATGGTCCAGATTCAGCTACGTTGGGATTGGGTTGAGTAATAAACTCTAGAGCATTTAAGTCAAAGGTGTCTAATTCCAACAAAGGATTAGGGACAAAATCCCGACTTTCCCCAGATATAGTGACGCTTTCGCTAGCGTTAATGGTGATATCTCCAGCATTACCGCTCCTTGTGGTAGCCGTGATAATCTGTCCACCAGTCTCCAGGACTAAATTATTGAGATTGAGTGCGATCGCACCGCCATTACTACTACTATTGGTTACTGTACCGATAAATCCCCGATTAGCTAGATTCAGTGACCCTTGGGAATTGTTAATGGTAATCTGGCCTCCCTTGCCACTAGTGTCAACAGCAGAACGAGTTAGAATCCCGCTAAATAACCCATCTTCAGCGAAACCAGAGATATCAATGGCACCATTAGCATTAATCTCAATATTTCCTGATGCGCCATTGCTATTGGTAACGGTTTGAACTCTTGAGCCACCAGTGATACTAAGGGCGTTGGTGGTTAGCTCTATGTTTCCGCCATTGCCGATCGCTCCCGTTAGTAAATCATTAGCAATCAAACTCCTGTCACTGAGATTAGTATTGCCTTTGGCGTTAATAGTAATATTGCCAGCTACGGCATCTGGTATCGATGCTCCATCAGTCAATCCAGCCTGTAAACTGGATTGAGACATGTCGAAGTTAGCACCATTGATGGCAATATTTCCGCCATTAACTGAAGTGACATCTACCAAGCTACTGTTGGTCAAAGAAA
Encoded proteins:
- a CDS encoding filamentous hemagglutinin N-terminal domain-containing protein; the encoded protein is MKCVSFPQAHKANLLSSCHYNTNPLRPSLPTNPISLMQLGLVGLLQFGSVCLFFQDPTLAQITPDSTLGNENSQVTPNQTIRGAVADLIEGGAIRDSNLFHSFLEFNVSNGQRVYFANPDGITNILTRVTGSTLSQILGTLGVNGSANLFLLNPNGIGFGANARLDVAGSFVASTADSAIFDNGFNFSASDPHAPPLLTINIPIGLQYGSNPGPVNVIGPTLGIETWQTMALLGGEVNLNGATVEVPGGRVELGGLSSPGTVTLNGATSVSFPDGVQRGDVSLTNSSLVDVTSVNGGNIAINGANFDMSQSSLQAGLTDGASIPDAVAGNITINAKGNTNLSDRSLIANDLLTGAIGNGGNIELTTNALSITGGSRVQTVTNSNGASGNIEINANGAIDISGFAEDGLFSGILTRSAVDTSGKGGQITINNSQGSLNLANRGFIGTVTNSSSNGGAIALNLNNLVLETGGQIITATTRSGNAGDITINASESVTISGESRDFVPNPLLELDTFDLNALEFITQPNPNVAESGPLGIPYVSIERTPEQIINGTTVLGAAENQVDYFSFSITSSNSRAIFDIDNGFTDEDGNVDTKIFLFNLGTGELLEVNDDSLTADGAGGSLQVFGSFTTDSLIDTTITEPGVYLLGVGAFPSDATNNQLIEGATAQVGDTYTLQVSLENLGTEGVSLPEDPFNPANFNPNVEANSGLFSESRGTGDGGSLTINTDKLILNNGGRISTDTFDAGGGGNITLNVGSLLEVNNASTLISSIARGSGNAGTIVIDTKQLQAIGGILSTSTLSSGNAGEITITATESVMLSGTSVEERGEIQSDVRPGASGNTGRVVVETPVLQLRNGAQINSVNGGDGDGGSVMVRANLVEAIGRSPDGIFPSGFFTNTQGPGPGSNLTIETERLVITDGAAFVSRTDGDGDAGNITVYASESVDVIGTDASGSASSGLLTSALRLGNTREATAGNGGELLIETGRLRVAEGGRLQSNAVGPGDAGTITIRATEVEVSDAFVDFSGAVSGVLVSVEDGATGDGGQLSIDAERLHIFDGGQVIASSSGDGQAGNIMLNVNDIEVTGISEDGQFPSRIAAFSEGNFPAGSVTIISNNLTVRDRAEISVSARGNGDNAKAGNLEITTESILLDGSATLSAEVRAGDQGNINLDSELILMRDRSNITTNAEGAATGGNITIDTDLLVALEDSDITANAENSFGGQVIINALGIFGTEFREQQTPESDITASSQLGASFSGTVEINTPYSDPSAGLFELPENFVNPKLLVATGCGTDHGNQFVQIGRGGLPTDPTQPLRGQTLWVDLRPLPRHSARRPKNPSSASSASNASNPGNSRPSRIVEANRWIINKDGVVELVADSVQSSPFISWFSPYYCVR